GACACGCGGTCGCCGTCCTCGACCGTCGTCGTACGCACGCGCGGCGTCATGATCTCGCCGGCGGTGCGGGTGCCGAACTCGACGGAGCGCTCCACCAGCTCGGCGGTGTCGGCGTCGAGGGTGCCCTGGTCGGCGGAGCGCTGGACGAGCGAGGACAGCTCCTGGGAGCTCCGCGCGGAGCGGAGCTCCTCCTGCGGCTCGATGCCGAGTCGGCGCACGATCGCGTTGGCCGAGCCGTTGAGTGCGCGGATCGGCCCGCGGCTGAGTGCGGTGAAGCCGCGCATGAAGCCCTGGGTGGCGCGCGCGGTCTCGAGCGGCCGGGCGATGGCGATGTTCTTGGGCACCATCTCGCCGAAGATCATCGTGATCACCGTGCCGAGCGCCAGGCCGAGCGCGATGGACAGCGGGCTGACCGCGCCGTCGGGCACGCCCAGCGCGGCCAGCGGCTCGTCGACGAGGTCGGAGATGGCCGGCTCGGCCAGGAAGCCGATGGCGAGGTTGGTCACGGTGATGCCGACCTGGGCGCCGGAGAGCTGCGTCGACAGCGAGCGGAGCGCCAGCTGGACCCCTCGGGCGCCCTCGTCACCCGACGCGGCCGCGCGCTCGACGCCGGGGCGGTCGACGGTGACGAGGGAGAACTCGGCGGCCACGAAGAGGCCGCAGGCAGCCACGAGGGCCAATGACACCAGCAGGAGCAGGAGGGGGGTCACGACGCGCACCCGGTGGTGGTCGGTGCGGTCGTGCGGGGACTTTGACTCTCGTCCATGGCGGCTGCTGCGGGTTCCTTCGTCCGGGGTCGTGGTCGTGGCGCGCCCCGCAGAGGGGGCCGCCGACGCGCCCAAGGGTAACGGTCGGGACCTTCTCGGCCCCAGTCGTCGTGTCGCTTTTGGGGTGGCGGGTCCCCGCGGCCTAGGGTGGCGCCGACACAGGGGTGCGACAGGTGCCCTCCGGGTCTCGGCGAGGGGCACAATGCGAGCGTGGGCACAGTCTGTCTCGGCTGCCCTCCTCGTCGTCCTCATCGCCACCCTGGCCACGGTCAGCGCCACCGGCGACCCGGGTGACGCCAGCGGGCCCGACGCGGCGCGGATGGTGCAGGGCACCCAGGCCGCCGACGCCGGCCCCGCGCGCCCCAACCTGGTGTTCGTGCTCACCGACGACATGCGCGACGACGACCTCGACCACATGCCGATCACCCGCCGGCTCCTGGCCGACCAGGGCATGGAGTTCACCGACGCGATCTCCCCTCACCCGCTCTGCTGCCCGGCCCGCGCGCAGCTCGCCACGGGCCAGTACGCCCAGAACAACGGCGTGCAGCACAACCGGGGCGTCCACGGGGGGTTCCAGGCCCTCGATCCCACCCGGGAGGCGAGCGCATGGTTCCGCGACGAGGGCTACCGCACGGCGTTCGTCGGCAAGTTCCTCAACGGCTACGGCCCCCGTGACGTCCGGCCCGCCGGCTGGTCGCGCTGGGACGCGCTGACCCGCGGCACCTACGACTACGTCGACTTCACGATGACCAACGACGGCGAGCCGCGTCACCACACCGACGCCTACGTCACCTCGGTCATCGAGGACCACGCCAACGAGGCGGTCCGCGACTTCGCCCGCAGCGGCGACCCGTTCGTCGTCTACGCCTGGCACATCGCGCCCCACTACCGGATCACGCCCGAGGGCGGACGCAGCCTGCCGCTCGCCGAGCCCCGCGACGAGCAGCTGTTCCTCGACGAGCGCCCCGCGTCCTTCGACGACCCCGCCTTCGACGAGGACGACGTCACCGACCAGCCCCGCTACCTCCGCAACCGCGCCCGGGTCTCGCGTCCCGACGTCGCGGCCGAGAACACCGCTCGTCTCCAGGCGCTGCAGTCGGTCGACCGGGCCGTCGGCTCGCTGGTCGAGACGCTGGCGACCGAGGGCGTCCTCGATGAGACCTACCTCGTGTTCGCCTCCGACAACGGCTACTCCCTCGGCGAGCACCGCTACCTCGGCAAGGACGTGCTCACCGACGAGGCCCTCCAGGTCCCGCTGCTGGTCCGGGGCCCGGGCATCGTGCCGGGGAGCACCTCGGCGCTGCCGGTCACGCTCGTCGACCTCCCGGCCACCTTCGCCGCCCTCGCCGGCGTCACCCCGCAGTGGCAGGTCGACGGCACGTCGCTCGCACCGACCCTGCGCGGGGAGGACCAGGCCTTCCGCGACACCACCCTGATCCAGACCGGCCGCACGCTCGGCGACGGCTGGTCGCACCGCGGGGTGCGCACGGAGCGCTACCTCTACGGCACCGACGGGACCGACGGCTTCCTCTACGACCGCCTGCTCGACCCCGACGAGCTGGTCAACCTCGTCGACGATCCGGCCTACGCCGGGGTGCGGGCGGTGCTGGAGCAGCGCCGCCGCGAGCTCACCGAGTGCGCGGGATGGACCTGCAACCAGCAGTTCGGCCCGGTGACCGAGCCGGTGACCGACCCGGTGACCGACCCCACCCAGGGGCCGTCGTGACGGCGTGAGCCAGACGCTCCTCGCCGCCCTGGTCCAGGTCGCTCCGATCGCCGTGTTCCTGGTGGCGATCACGGTGACCGCCGAGGTCGCCCAGCTCGCCGGCGTGTTCGACGTGGCCGCCCACGCCCTCGCGCGGCGCGCCCGGCACCGCGTGCTGCTGCTGTGGCTCGCCTTCGCCGGCCTGGCCGTGGCCTGCACCGTCGTGCTCAGCCTCGACACCACCGCGGTCCTGCTCACGCCCGTCGGCATCGCCGTCGCCCGGCAGACCGGCATCGCACCGCTCCCCTTCGCCCTCACCACGCTCTGGATCGCCAACACCGGCTCGCTGCTGCTTCCGGTCTCCAACCTGACCAACCTGCTCGCCGTGCACCGGCTCGCCGACCTCGACGCCGGTCACGGCGACTACGTGCGGGCGGCGGCGCTCCCGGCGCTGGCGGCCGTCGCTGTCACGCTCCTCCTCATCGCCGTGCTGCAGCGCCGCGCGCTGCGCGGCACCTACGCGGTGGAGCCCCCGGCCGATCCCCACGACCGGGTGCTGCTCGTCGTCGCCGGCGGGGTGTGCCTGCTCATCGGTCCGCTCTTCGCGGTGGGCGCCCCTCCCGCTCTGGTGGCGCTGGGTTCGGCCGGCGTCCTCCTCGCCGTCCTCCGCTGGCGCGCGCCGGGCCTGGTGCGGGACGTCCGACCCCCGTGGCTGATGGCCGGCGCGTTCCTCGTGGTGGCGGGGCTGCTGCGGCTCGCGCAGGGCGAGGGGATGCTCGACTGGCTCGCACCGGCGTTCGGTGCCGGCACCCGGACCCTCGACCTGCTCCACCTGTCCGCCACCGCGGCGCTCGCGGCCAACGCCGTCAACAACCTCCCGGCCTACCTGCTCGTGGAGCCAGCGGCGTCCGACGACGTGCGCCGCCTCGTCGCGTCGCTGGTGGGGGTCAACGCCGGTGCCCTGGTCACCCCCTGGGCGTCGCTCGCCACGCTCCTGTGGCTGCAGCGCTGCCGGGCGGCCGGACTGCGGATCCCGCTGCTGCGCCTGGCCGCCTGGGGGGCGTTGTGCGCGACCCTCAGCGTGACCGCCGCCACCCTCGCGATCCGCTGAGCCGCGATACTCCCCCCCGGTGACGATCTCCCGCGACGACGTCCTCGCCGCCCGGCGCCGCATCGACGGCCGGGTGCGGCGCACTCCCCTGCTCGCCCCGGCCGGCAGCGACACGCTCTGGCTCGAGTGCGAGCACCTGCAGCACTGCGGCGTGTTCAAGACCCGCGGCGCCTACAACCGCCAGCTGGGCGCGCGCGAGCGCGGCGAGCTCGGCCCGGCCGGCGTCGTGGTCGCCTCAGGCGGCAACGCCGGGCTCGCCCAGGCGTGCTCGAGGACGAGCCGGGCATCGCGATCGTGGTGGCGGTCGGGGCGGCGGGCTCTACGCCGGCTCGGCGACCTCGCCGACGCCGCCCTCCGGGCCGAGCCGCCGGTCTCGGTCCTGGTGGGCGAGGACAACATCGTCGCGGCCCGCGACCTCTGGGCCGAGCACCGCATCGCGTCCGAGCACGGGGCGGCGACCGCGATGGCGGCGGTCCTCAGCGGGGCGTACGTCCCGCATGACGGCGGGCGGCTGACCAGCACACAGCAGCGGCGTGGCCCCGGAGGGCCACGCCGCTGTGGTTCGCGTTTTCGGGCCGACCCACTGTCTCTGGGGGGATCCGTGCCACGGCGGGAGGTCGAGGCACGGACGACACGGTGGTGGACCCAGCGGAACGCGGCCGCTCACCTCCTCAGCGTGCTCGCGGCCCGTGGTGTTACGGGCCGGGCACACCTTTTTCCCCTGGCCCGGACCTCGGGCTCAGTCGGCCTCCCAGTAGGGACCCGGGCGGTAGGGATCCGGCTCGATCGTGGTGACCGGCCGCCGCTCGGTCCGCCACACCGTGCGCCACGTGCCGTCGGGGTTGCGCACCTTGGTCGAGACGCGGAAGTTGAGGTAGGTCGTGGTGTAGGCGTTGCGGGAGTTGCGCTTGTTCTTCCACTGGTAGTCGAAGTTCTTGAGGTACTTCCGCGCCACCCGCTTGCCTTGGATGGTGAAGAGGAGCTCGTCGTTGCCGGGGCTCAGGCTGGCCCAGTTGGACGACCCGGTGAGCACCAGGTGGGAGTCGGGCACGCCGTTGTAGGTGCCCTGGACGACGAGGTACTTCTGGTGGCTGTAGTAGCTCAGGATCAGGTCGTCCTTGCCGTCCTTGTTGAGGTCGTAGTTGTCGTCGGGGTTGAAGTCGAGCCCGGTCGAGCGGAGCGGGATCCGCCCCCGCGGCGTGGGCGCGCCGATGACGCGCTTGGTGTGGTAGCCGATGAGCCCGTAGCTGACCCGCACCTGGCAGCCCTCGATGTACTTCTGCCGGATGGCCGCGGCGAGGTAGTCGCCCCGCCTGCCGCGCATCGTGTGCATCGACAGCGCCAGCCGGGTGCGCTTCTGACCGCCGGCCGCGTCCGGGGTCAGGCACTGCACCTTGCCCAGCGTGTCGAGGATCAGGTCGTTCTTGGCCCCCGACGGCTTGGGCATGATCCACGCGGTGTGCTTGTCGACCGAGTCGTCGCACACGCCGAGCCGGGGCGTCCCGCAGAAGAACTGCGGGGGCTGGCGGGTGTCGTAATCCTTCTTCATGTCGTTGAACAGCCGCACGAACTGCCGGAACAGCTCATGGTCGCCGGAGGTGAAGTAGAGGTCGTTCCACTGGTGGATGTTGGCGTTCTGGGTCATGTTGGCCGAGCCGACGGCGAGCACGTCCGTGGAGCGACCGGCGCGGGAGAACGTGTAGAACTTGGTGTGCAGGTTGTTGTACTCGTTCCTCTTGCTCCGGCACCCGGCCTTGCAGCGGTAGATGAAGCTGCTGTTGCTGCGCTTGGCGCCGATCTCGCGCCGGATGGCCAGCATCGCCCTCGTGTACTGGTGGTCGTTGAGGAGCATCTGCACCTTCACGCCCCGACGGTGGGCGGCGATCAGCGCCCTCGCGACCGGCATCCGGTCGAACGAGTACACCGCGATCCTGATCGTCGACCCCTTGGGCGCGTGGTTGATCGTGTCGATCACCCGGCGTTCGATCCGGTAGTGCCCCTTCTTGAGGTGCGGGTCGTTGAAGAACGGACCCTGCGGCGCCTTCCACCTCTTGCGCTTCGCCCGGGCGGCCTGGTCGGCCGGGTCGGTCTGGGCAGCCGCCGCCCGTTCCGCCGTGGACCCCGGGCTGCCCCCGGGAGCGGCCGCGGCCGTAGGCACGACGGCCTCCGGGGTGCCCAGCACCAGGGCCAGGGTGAGCAGGACCAACAACCTCGACACGTACACGCCTTCCTGACCGCCACCGTCGGGTGGCGTCGTCACGCTCAGGCCCCGTCCCACACATCGCTGCGCGAGCACGGCCGGGGCACGTCGACCGGGCCCAGCGGTTCGCAGACCCGGTCCGTCCGACAAGAGGAGACGGCGCCGGGCCACGGAAAGTTGCGCACGGATCGCATCCGATCCGGCGCGGGCCGGCTACCCGGCGGCCGGGCCCCCCGCTCCGGCCGCCGACGGCGCCCCCTCGGGCACCTCGACCTCGCCATCCCGCGCGCGGCTGATCGCGCCCAGCACCGAGAGCGTGAAGCCGACGAAGGCGACCCAGCCCCATCCCGCGCGCGGCTGGTCGCCGACCAGCATCAGCCCCACGACGCCGGCGACGACGAGCGCATAGGTCGACGGACTCCGCACGAGCGCCGGCACCGCGTCGAGGACGTGGGCCGGGGACAGGTCGCCAGGCAGCATCCGTGACGCCACCGCCGTGGCGCCGTACGCCAGGCCGGCCACCGACCCCAGCGCCGTGGCGCCGCGCGCCGCCGATGCGGGCCAGGAGTGGGGCGTGCTCGTGGCCGCGGTCGTCCTCGGCGTCGCGGCGGTGCCAGTAAGAACCCCAGGCCGTCCAGCCCCACGCCCAGGAGGTAGCGCCAGGACCGCAGCAGCCGCCCCAGGAGTCGCGGGTCGAGGCCTTCGCCTGCGGTGGTGCCGCGAGCAGCCATCGCCTGCAGCACCGATCCGAGGCCGTAGCAGCAGGCAGCCGCGAACGCGGTGAGGAGACCGAGTGCCACCCAGCGACGCCAACCCAGGTGCGGCAGCGGGGACAGCGCGTGCCGGCTCCCCCTCTCCCCACCCGGACGTGCGCGAGGTGCGCATGTCGCCGGGGCGAACCTGCACGAGGCGGTGCTGCAGGCACTCCGCAAGATCGCCGACGACATCGAGGGGAACTCATCCGCCCGACCTATCAACGAAGCACGTTCGACCCTCTTCGTCGAAAGTGGAGACAAGCCCCAGCTCCCCCAGGACTGGGGTCGCGCTCGTTTCGGACAGTGCGCTCGTGCGGGGGCCCGGCTTGAGCCCCCGCACAGCGTAACCATCACGGTCCGGGCTCGTTGCACCGGAGAGACCCCAGAACGTCACCACGGTTGCCAGCAACCCAACGTGGCGCGCCAACACCCAGGGAACCCTCTTTGGGACCGGAACGGCGACTGAGCCGTTCCCCCACGAATCGCAACACGGAACACCCAACACCTGAAGGGCAAGACATTGCAGAAGCGCAACATCATCACCGGCCTCATCCTCGCGGGAGCGCTCGTCATCGGTGGCACGGGCGGCGCAGTCGCCGGTGACCTCATCGGCAGCAAGGACATCCGTGACGGCTCGGTCAAGGTGAAGGACATCGCCCCCGGCGCGGTCGAGAAGTTCACCGCCTCCACCAAGGGGGTCCCCGGCCCGGTCGGTCCGGTCGGCCCCAAGGGCGCGGACGGCAAGGACGGTGCCAAGGGCGACCCCGGCAACGCGCTCGTCGGTGCGAAGTACCGCACGCTGACCTACATCAACGGCGGTGGCGGATCGGCCACCGTGGCGTGTGACGACGACCCGACGGTCTCCCAGACCTACACGGCCATCGCGGGCGGCGTGCAGGGCGGCACCGTGGACACGCAGGACGACGGCTTCGTGGTGAACTCGTCGTTCCCCGGTCGCATGAACTGGGACACCGGCACCCCGCGTCCGGGTCGCCTCGACGGCTGGATCGTCCTCGGCAACGGGCAGCAGACCAGCACGCTGACCGTCTGGGCGCTGTGCGTCCCCAACACCAGCATCACCGTGGACGCCGGGACCATCAACAACTGACACCGGCCATCACGACCGGCCGTCGGGGAATCTCTCCGAAGGCTCGGGCGAGACAACCTCCTTCCTGGACGGACCGGCGGGCCGCGCCCACCGCCTGAGAGGAGATTCGCGGGGGAGTTCTCCTCTCACCCAGCAGGGCCCCGGTGCCACGACATGGCGCCGGGGCCCTGCCTCCTTTTCCGCCACACCTGTTGGAAGGGCTACGAGACGACTGGACCCCAAGGCGGGGCCATCCGCATGCCGCCGGCGCCGACCTGCGGAAACCAGCGCGATTGCGCGGCCCCACTTGACTGCGGGCCACGTGTGATCGTGCGGAACCCAGAACGCCGAGCTTGGCCCTGAAATGACCCTGAACGTGGGGTCCAGGTGGTCAAACGGCCAAGGCCATTGCGGACGCAAACAGGGCTCTGACCTGCGGTCTTTGCAGATCAGAGCCCTGTTTCTCTCGGTCGGGGTGACAGGATTTGAACCTGCGACCCCTTGGCCCGCAGCGTGTGCGCACGCCCCCGTCGTGGGGTTTGCTCTCGAATGACACATGGTGCCTCTGACCTGCGGAAACTCGAACTCCACGTTCGGGGATGGACTGGCGCCCTTGATCCGCTCCGCTCGGCTTTGGCGGTTTGCGCTGCCGTTTTCGGTACATGAACGCGCCACGGTTCAATCCCCGTCGTCAGGCTTGAGGCGACGTCGCACAATCACTTGCTGCAGCAACGCTTGAAGCCACCGGCCCCTGCTTGGCCCGCCTACACGGGGTCACGTGCACAGTCCCTCCAGGAGGGCGGAGGCACGGAACAGGGCTACGGATCGCGCGGTGATGCTGGCCTCGCGTTGGGCGAGCCGGTGACTCCTCGGTCTACCAACACGAGCTCGAGTCGACCGGCCACGCCCTGCTGGGTCAGGTGCTCCAACATCAACTCGCTGGCCCGGTTCTCGTGGGTGGAGGCGGGAACCACCATTGCGGCCACCGGAAGACCGGTGACGTCAACGGCCACGACACGCTTCGCGCCCTTGGTGCGGCCGTAGGGGCCGCCTCGGTTGTGGAACGTGAACCCGCCGTTCGATGCTCCGCGTGCGAGGTGGGTGTCGATGACGACCATTGAGGGCGCCTGCTCTGCCCTTCCGTTCTGTTGGCACGCGCGGCTGCGTGCAGCAACGTCAGGGCCTGCGCCCAGGTGCCGTCCCGGAACCAGCGGCGGAACTGCGACCAGACATGGGTCCACGGCCCGAACGACTCCGGAAGGTACCGCCACTGGCAACCGGTCTGGGCGATGTACAGCATCGCGTCCACCACGCCCGAAGGTCATGGGCGTGCCTGCGACCGCGCTTGCCCGGCGCGTTGAAGACAGGCGCTAGCAGGTCCCACTGCTCATCGGTCAGCTCACTTGGGTACGGCATGGCCCGCACGGTGACGACACCACTCGTCCAGACGATCGGGACACACTCAGTCAGTCCGACTGGGCTGCGATAGGGGACTCGACCTTGCGAAGACTGACAGCGGCCATCGCTGCGACGGCGGCCATGACGACTGCACTCACCCACGCCGCGGCTCCGAACCCGTCCATGAAGGCCGACGTGGCAGTCGCGACGAGCTCGCTGCCGGCCCCGGCCGGCAGGTCGCGTCCCATATCGACGGCTGCGGCCAGTGTCTCCGGCGGGGCGCTGACACCGGCGTCGGCGTACTGATCACCGGCGCGCTCCGAGCTGAAGAAGGCGGCGCCGATGCTGCCGAGTGCTGCGATGCCCAGGGCAACCCCCAGCCCTGTGCTGGTCGTCGGGCTGACAGGATTTAGACCTGCTGGCTCGGTGCGCACGTTTCTCCTGGGTGTCGCCGTCCCAAGCGGCCTCGCGCGGTGGAGTGGGGCACACCTCTCTCGCGGCCGGGACGGGCGACCCGCACGCAAGCGATCTGCGCGCTGGTCCGGCCGTGCGGCGGTGGACCTGCCGGTCCGCCAGCCCGCGCGGTCTCAGCTGGTTTTCAGCAAAGATCGTCAGGCACGACGAAGCCCGACTCGTAGGCGCGAATAACCGCCTGCGTCCGGTCACGGACTCCTAGTTTCGCCAGCACGGCCGCCACGTGCGTCTTCACCGTCTCCACGCCGAGGTGGAGCGTCGCGGCGATCTCCGGGTTGGACAGGCCTCGAGCCATCGCCCGCAGCACCTCCTCCTCCCGTGCCGACAAGCGAGCCAGGTCGGGACCGCTCGCGCTCGGTTGCCGCGACCGTTGCCGCACCAGCTCGCGGAGCTTGGCGGGGAACAGAAGGGTGTCCGGTTGGACGGCCAGGCGTACGGCCGCGACGACGTCGTTAGCAGGGGCGCGCTTGAGCAGGTAGCCGCGGGCGCCCGCCAGCAGGGCGTCGTAGACGTGGTCGTCATTCTCGAACGTCGTCAGCACGATCACTGCGGGTGGCCGGTTGCCTGCAGTGATGGTTCGGGTGGCGGTGATGCCGTCGACCCGGGGCATCCGGATGTCCATCAGCACGACGTCGGGGCGCAGCCGGCCGACCTGGGACACCGCCTCGGCGCCGTCCTCCGCCTCGCCCACGACGTCGAGGTCGTCCTCCGTCGAGAGCGTGACAGTAATGCCGCGACGCACCAGGGGCTCGTCGTCAACGAGCAGCACCCGCGTCATCGTGCGGTCCTGATGGGCAGCACCACGCGCAAGCGCCAGCCGTCGTCTGTCGGGCCAGCGGTCGCGTGGCCGCCGATCGCCGTGACCCGTTCCCGGATTCCTCGGAGGCCATGACCGCGCCGGTCCCCCATCCGTCGGGGAGGGGGCGCGGACGTGTTCGTGACCTCGAGAGTGAGAGCACCCCCAGTCCGATCGAGGCGGACCCGACACGGTCCGGAACCGTGGCGCAGGACGTTGGACAAGGCCTCCTGAGCCACCCGGTAGAGCTCCCGGGAGACGACCGGGGGTACGGCGTCGTCAGCGTCGCCAGACCGGTCCTCCATGGTCACGTCCAGGCCAGCGCGGCGGGCGGCAGCGACCAGGTCGACGAGGTCAGCGAGGTCCGGGGTCGGTCGTCGCGTCGTCTCCTCCACCCGCAGCAGCCCCAGCACGTGGTCCAGCTCGCCCGCCGCCTGTCGGGCGGCGCTCTCGATCGCCGCCAGCGCCTCGGCGACGAAGCCGGGATCGGAGTGCTGCACCCGGGCTGCCGCAGCGGCCTGCACGGTCACCAGGCTCAGCGCGTGACCGACGCTGTCGTGGATCTCGCGGGCGATCCGGTGTCGCTCGCCCAGCTCCGTCGCCTCCCGCTCCAACCGGTCCACCCGCTCGCGGAGCGACGGTCCGAGCAGCAGAGGAGCCAGCCGGCGCAGCCCAGCCGCCAACAACGCCCCGAGCGCCGGAACGGCAAGGACTGAGGGGAGCACCAACCATGGGCTCTGTTGGAAAGCCAGGAACGGGACCGGCCCCGTCCAAAGGACCAGGGCCGCTCCCGCCAGGACGTGCGCCCACAGCCAGCCCACGCTCCGCCAGCGGTCGTGCCACTGGGTGGACGCCTGCGGGAGCCCGCCGAAGAAGGACACCGCGAGCATCGACTCGGATGCGGTGCCCTCGATCCGTCGTACGGCGGGCAGGGCCCCCACCGCCAGCACCAGGAGCGAACCGATCAGCACGCCGATGGTCACGACGAGCGGCTGCGCAAGTGCAGTGGCCTGGCCCACCGCGGCGGCGAGAAGGGCCGCGAGCATCGTGAACGCCAGGGCCAGGGCCGCGCCGAGCATGACGAACGCCACTCCGAGCAGGGCGCCCGGTCCCAGCACGGCGGTCGCCGCTCGGCGCAGGCTGCTCACCGGGCCATCGTCTCAGGTTCTTGCCCCCGACCGGCTCCCTCGCACGGGGGAGTGCGTGCGGCGGATCGCCGACCGACCGACCCCAGCCCGGAAATCCCGACGCGAGGGAGCGCTGTCCCCCGCGCGGGGGAATCGGCTCCCGCGCCGCGGTGGTGCTGTGGGGTGCATGACTGATACCCATGCCTGCTTCGAGCCGGTTGACGCCTCCGTCGACACAGACGGCGCGTCATCGAGGGTCCACGCGTCCGAGTCGTCCCGGCCGTCCACGTCCGGGTCGGCGGCCTTTCGTCGACTCTGGCGCCAGTGGCCTCGGTGGACCGCGTGGGGTGCCATCGTCTGGTCGGCGGTGTTCGCGACATTCGGGGCAGTGTGGTGGGCCGGCTGGCAGTGGTACCCATTCGCGACCGTCCACGAAGACCGCTCGAGCGCCTCGCTCTTCGAGGGGGCGCCGCCGCACGTCATGGGCCCCCTGTTCCTGGTGCTCGGCGTGGTCGGCGTCGCCAGCGGCTTCGTCATGCTCCAAGAGCACGTCGGCCCGGCACTGCGTCGCGCCGCAACCGGGTACGGCGCCGGCGCTGCCGTGCTGTTCGCCGGCGTAATGTCGGACTACACGCCACTCACCACGCTGGTGATGTGGCCGGCGATGCTGGTGTTCGCCTTCACCGGAGTCCCCGGCGCGCAGGACGGCATCGGCGACATCCTGTATTGGCACCGAGTGAACGTGCTGCTGATCTTCGTCGGAGGGTTGCTGTGGGCGGGAGCGACGCTCGGCCACTACCGCCGTACCCAGGGGGCGTGCAGTCGTTGCGGGCGCGGTGGGCTCCGGCCAGAGCCCACGACCGAACGGTTACTGCGCTGGGGCAGGGCAGGGGTCTGGGTGGCAGTGCTGTCGACGGTCCCGTACGACATCACCCGGCTCGCCTGGTTCCTCGGCTGGCCGCTAGGCCTGTCCGACCCGTTGTACGACAGCCTCGCGGCGACCCCCGGCCTGCTCGCCATCGGGCTGGTGCTCGGGCTGGTCTCGACGGGAGGGGCGATGCTCACGCACGGACTGATCGCCGCGTGGGGAGAGCGGTTCCCGAGCTGGGTGCCGCGACTCGCCCGCAGAAGAGTCCCGGTAATGCTGGCGGTCATCCCGGCAGCCACCGTCACGGTGACAATTCCCGCAGCGTCGGTCATGTTCCTCAACCCCCGGGTCAACGACGGGTTCTCAGCCGAGAACTGGAGCACCTGGGCCCCCAGCCTGATCTGGCTGTTCTGGGCGGTCGGGTTGGGGGTGGCCACGTACTGCTACTGGCTGCGTCGTCGGGGGCCGTGCCAGCACTGCGAGCGCACGGACGGACGGACTTGCGATGATCTTCCTGATCGACAAGGCCGCATCAGGTGACTCGACCTGGCGGGACGTGTGCGACGCCGTCGCTATGGGGAACCTACGACAGCGGAAATAGGGCCACTCCCGCTCGGCGAGCGGCACACGCGCGCACCAGAACTGTTCCTCGCCAGGCTGGCGGCGGTGCCGGAGAGCTGTGGACGATCGATCAGGTCGCCGCACTCTCCCGACACCGCGGCCCGCGTCCTAGGACACTCCTCCTCCGTGATCACCAAGGAGTACTACATCGAAAGGGACCGGTCAGCGCCCGACGTGACGCACCTTCTGCAGAGCTTCGCCGGCCGGAAGACGACGACCCCGCCGAGCGAGTGAGTCTGCGGACTACGCCCGATGACCACTCCAGGAACGAACGTCCGCAGGGCTCCCCAGACCGAGGCAAAGCCGGTCATGCGACAGAGTTTTCGGGACATAAACGTGGCACGAGGCGATTTGGCTCGAAACGCAAGTAGCCCCTGATCAGCGTTTCCGCTGGTCAGGGGCTACTTCTCGGTCGGGCTGACAGGATTTGAACCTGCGACCCCTTGACCCCCAGATTCGCGCAGGGGGTCCAGCCACGTCTGTCGGTGGACAGTCCCGTGGTTGCGTTTCCGCAGGCCAGACGGTGTTTTGAGTCCAGCGGCGGCGAATGGCGTCCAACCCCGTCTAGGGGCCGTCTTGCGACCGGACTGCTACCAAAACTGCTACCAACTCCTACCGGCGCGGCGCCCGTGGCTCACCCCAGTCCGAGACTGTCCCCCAGTGCATCGGCCAGACCCTGACGGCTGGCCGCAGTGACGTGGCTGTAGACCTCCAACGTGATGACCTTGGAGGAATGCCCCAGCAACTCCGATACCGCCGCCAAGTCGTGACCCTGGCTCAACAGGGTGGTCGCCACGGTGTGCCGCAG
The sequence above is drawn from the Nocardioides sp. zg-1228 genome and encodes:
- a CDS encoding histidine kinase; its protein translation is MAFVMLGAALALAFTMLAALLAAAVGQATALAQPLVVTIGVLIGSLLVLAVGALPAVRRIEGTASESMLAVSFFGGLPQASTQWHDRWRSVGWLWAHVLAGAALVLWTGPVPFLAFQQSPWLVLPSVLAVPALGALLAAGLRRLAPLLLGPSLRERVDRLEREATELGERHRIAREIHDSVGHALSLVTVQAAAAARVQHSDPGFVAEALAAIESAARQAAGELDHVLGLLRVEETTRRPTPDLADLVDLVAAARRAGLDVTMEDRSGDADDAVPPVVSRELYRVAQEALSNVLRHGSGPCRVRLDRTGGALTLEVTNTSAPPPRRMGDRRGHGLRGIRERVTAIGGHATAGPTDDGWRLRVVLPIRTAR
- a CDS encoding NYN domain-containing protein, whose protein sequence is MFATFGAVWWAGWQWYPFATVHEDRSSASLFEGAPPHVMGPLFLVLGVVGVASGFVMLQEHVGPALRRAATGYGAGAAVLFAGVMSDYTPLTTLVMWPAMLVFAFTGVPGAQDGIGDILYWHRVNVLLIFVGGLLWAGATLGHYRRTQGACSRCGRGGLRPEPTTERLLRWGRAGVWVAVLSTVPYDITRLAWFLGWPLGLSDPLYDSLAATPGLLAIGLVLGLVSTGGAMLTHGLIAAWGERFPSWVPRLARRRVPVMLAVIPAATVTVTIPAASVMFLNPRVNDGFSAENWSTWAPSLIWLFWAVGLGVATYCYWLRRRGPCQHCERTDGRTCDDLPDRQGRIR